The nucleotide sequence CATTCAAGTGTCACTTGACGATTTCGGCACTGGGTACTCGTCACTGTCTTACTTGCAAAAGTTTGACATTGACTTCATCAAAATAGACCAGTCTTTCGTCAAGCATTTGATACCGGCATCGACCGACCTAGCGCTGTGCAAGGCCATCATCGTGATGGCCCACGCGCTGGGCATGAAGGTCATTGCCGAAGGGGTGGAGACGGCGCTGCAGCGCGACCTGCTCATCGAGGCGGGATGTGACTACGGGCAGGGATACTTGTTCGCACGCCCTATGGCCGCGGAGGATCTGGAGCTGTACATACAGTCTCGCTAACGAAAAAAGGCCGCTGTTAGCGCGGCCTTTACAGGGGGGAGATGTTTGAATTGATCCACACAAAAACGGTCGAAAAAACAGGAAAAACGTCAAAGGAATCAATAAGTTAGGGCGTTTTAGAGGTTGGCGGCGAGAAACGTTTATTTTGATCCAGTAGCTGCCCAAAAATCGGGGGGCATTTGCCCATTAAATGCCGATTAAATGATTGGTGTGTGGCAGGAAAAATACCAAGAAATTGCAAAAAGCCGGGTCCGGGACTACACTTCGGGCAAGTCAGTGGACTGGAAACGCACCAGCCAGACGCAATGCCCTTGGCACCGTTATTACGAAGACGTAGCGCACTTCCTGACCCAAGCCCACCATGTGTGGGCTTTTTATTTGGTCAGCGCACCGAGCAGCAGCTCGTATGCGTCTGCATTGCCCAGGTCGCCCGCAGCGGCAGCGCCAAGCGACACCACGGTCGCCGACAGTCCAATCTTGGTTCGTTGATTCAGGCGCAGCACGATCTTGGGCAGCATGGTATTGAATGAATCCTGCGGAACGACGATCAGATTCCCGCTCTTCTTGTCCAGCAAAACCGCCTGGTAATTCCTGAAATGCTCGGGCAGGTTATTTGCCCACTCCTCCGGCCACACCTGCGGCGAGTTGACCTTGTGGCGTCCTGCCAGGTGGTTTGTTTTGCTGTCCAAGACGGACACGCTGGTGGTTTGCAATTCCACCTCGGGCAGCTTTTCTGCGATGGCATTGATCATGCCGCTGTCCATAAATCCCACGATTTGCGCCTGCCCAACGGGCTGTTTAATGGCAGTTTTAAACGCCTTGAAATTGTCGTTAAGCACCTTTTGATAGGCGGGTGAAACGGCTTTATCAGCCAACAAGCCCTGCAATGGTTTGGGCAAGGCGGCAATTTTCTGGCCCAAGGCAAGCTCTGGGGCGATCCAGCTCTGCCCCACGTTGTGGTCCCAGCCTGGATCAATGCCAACTGGCACGCGATCCGTGATCTCGCCGTCGCGTGTGACGACTTCGCGTGTTTTGACCTGGAAGGGTTCAGACACCTGGAGATTGCCATCGTCCAGATCGGCCTGGCTATAGGCGCGCACGGTGCAGCGGCAGCCCCAGCCGTTTGGCGGGTAATGTGTCTGCCAGAAAGCATCGTCGATGGGGAATATCAGGCCATTCCACATGCGGTGCATGGGGCGCACTCGTGCGTCCCCGGCTGTACGGTATTGCAGGAACGGGCGGCGCGCCTTGTTGGCCTGGAGCTGTTCCCAGCGGCCAGCCATATGAGCCGAGCGCATGTTGTTGTTGAAGATGACGCTGGTGCGCCACCCACGCTTGCCACGGTAGGTCCATCCGTACTTCTGCACAGTGGCATCAAAGTCTTTGCGGAACTGGGTAATGGTGGTACCGTTCTTCAGGGCATCCACCAGCGACTTTTGAATATCAGCCACCAGGTCGGTATTGGTCGCACCGGCAATGGCGAACACCTTGCCGTGCACCGGGCCTGCCAGATC is from Rhodoferax aquaticus and encodes:
- a CDS encoding phage minor head protein: MPDLVKPFGVQFGQAIDNLKGKLPEATMKWDDLAGPVHGKVFAIAGATNTDLVADIQKSLVDALKNGTTITQFRKDFDATVQKYGWTYRGKRGWRTSVIFNNNMRSAHMAGRWEQLQANKARRPFLQYRTAGDARVRPMHRMWNGLIFPIDDAFWQTHYPPNGWGCRCTVRAYSQADLDDGNLQVSEPFQVKTREVVTRDGEITDRVPVGIDPGWDHNVGQSWIAPELALGQKIAALPKPLQGLLADKAVSPAYQKVLNDNFKAFKTAIKQPVGQAQIVGFMDSGMINAIAEKLPEVELQTTSVSVLDSKTNHLAGRHKVNSPQVWPEEWANNLPEHFRNYQAVLLDKKSGNLIVVPQDSFNTMLPKIVLRLNQRTKIGLSATVVSLGAAAAGDLGNADAYELLLGALTK